ttgtttattttttattattatctttctaggattttattttaattagtttattttaattttatttaggattttcggaataaagagaaaagagaaattcaGAATAAGAGAGCTGATCCGGTGCTGCTGGCCCACGGAAGCTCCCATGCACGTGCAGGAAATCAATGGCTGTTGTATCCTTCTCGCCATGTGGCATGATGGTGGCAGAGGTCCACCGTAAGACGGTGATGTGAGTTGTACTCGATTCCACCCTATTTGAAGCACGGACCAATTGATGGGTGACACGTGGCGAAAGTAAAGCTTGTTTTTTTTAACCTATCTGATGCCTAGCCCACGTGATGGTACGGAGAAAAGGCAACAGAAGGAGATCCATTATATATTGAATGttacttttattttaagaaaaggCTTTTGGTGATTGGAATTGAGCACAGACTTCTTAGGGTTTTGAGAGCTTTTGCAAGGTTTCTCCTGAAGATTTTAGGtgctattttctttctctttaattcttgattatgaccatgcttggctaaacttcTTTTAGTACTTGGGATGTGGATCCTTTTTAGGATTATGTTTTGATTCGAATCTTTGCttcatataaattttatttattaatatacgTAGTTGTTTCAATTTATCTTGATTATACTTGAATGCATGCGAGTAATTTACTGATTCCTCTGAGAACGGAAGTTGATTAGGAATTAGAGAAACAAGGAAACAATTAGATTAGGCGTTCCCTACTGcttgattcaagagtagaacctaattgcgttggctagtttaaataggacttaatcttcaattccctggtctaggtgctcgtaaaacagacttagtaattgaattgaaagtctAGGGCGTGTGAGTTATCAACATCTTAGAACATAGGCTAAATCGTCGTAGAGGAGTTTATTAAATTCATATGAACATTGTTAGAATAAAGGCATAGGCCGAATAGGTGAAACAGGACCCAAGTACTATCTTTCTCATCTGATTTCATAAACTATTTGATTTTCGCTTTTACTTTTTATGAGTGATTGCTACAATCTTTAAAATCCttaaaattggtttttattttcataatctaaATATTAGAAGTTAAGAGAATTAGTATTGAATCACAATCCTCGAGGAATCGATATTTATTACTACGGGcaactttgtacacttgcaaaggagctatcattgcacctactggcatagtgccAGCTTTCCCCACGGGTGAAGCATAGAgatcccccgtctggacacttgttactgtagtgccccactttcctgcaccggtaacacgtcactgtttttcccgaaatcttgtttcctgtcactccggtagcatcattccctttcatctcaCTGTCAGACGTTCCCccctggagtgtcttgcagttcacagctagatgcccctctcggttacacttgaagcatctccgtccaatcactgagcacttgttagcaaaatgcccaaaatttccgcaacgaaaacatgtcacacctttgtcaccaactggcttccctccagtatcagcagtcgttggtttgtacgctcttgagataagatctcttccctcggaacgctgatatggtccccattgattgtagctctcccttccgttgtagccttgggaacctgacctcatcggtcccccagctcctgttcggttcattcctctttgttgatacattgctgtcgccatcagtcgttgatgatgctcacgtgcagcctcttcagcgcgtatataagcgtcttccgcagcctggttcatcattgcctcgatcagtgtagctattgcctccgccatccggttaaggtccaccatcctatatcccatcatacgtccaattagtactaaccataaggtagcactagacaaaccactcaatccgattaagtagtaacgcaaacaattagagcgaaaatcgctctgcagacaatcaattttcactctttgcagagtcacacaacctagcacagaagacctattccccaaagactcccaaaagactcgactaagctctgataccacaatgtaacaccccgatttccgggtgtcactttagtaagcaaaaataaactttacgcggaaaacaggtaatttttttttcgtttgattccttttaatgaaagcaatagaaaataaaaacataacccaacaactaaactaaccgatgtacaccataatataaacatgtacagcctcagctgcactcccacgtcacgcgcactcgcagtgactccaaagtagtgtgcccgctggcaaatatatacagactcCAGAAACgtgagtgagaaagttttaattacaatccactaggagaaagtcggcctcaaaatggcctaagcaaagacccctatggtccgactgactcactgtgatccctcagtaagagaaccacacaaaaagtcatgcgtcgggaacctaccctgtcccaaaagcaagacgaatcagagctctacacaaaatatgacgcctgcctaaacctaccattccagtaccgagtccacagcgaactgaagtcggcaagttgaagctcagctccatgcgtcgtacaactcccttcgtcagacgtccacgctcgtcagtcctgtcctccatgacccttccccggtacgtcgcctgatgacccacaagatcgatcacccaagcggtgggggcatgtcgatcatccagctcaaacctgatccccccccccgagggagagatcgtcgaaacccaatccaccgtcaacatctggcagcaggccgaccgcccaaacacaaacatgaaaccaaagccaaggcgctagggtcaactcacggaaataagtagatatacactcaacatgtgatatggggtatagatatatatgttgatatatatatatataagaaatcctagcatgttattggctctaacaatgcttcaataaatcaaacagcacacaattccagttagaatgaatgtatgcgtgaaatgcaatcaatatgatctggattgtgacgcgttcccgttcgccacaagtgaagcattcccgttcttcactatggatgaaccattcccgttattcatccttggtgaaccattcccgttattcatcattaatgcattggtgaaccattcccgttattcaccatgagatgcacaggtgaaccattcccgttattcacccgattgatgcaatatggttagccaaacatcgaatcgtcctcaccacataagtgtttagcccaaaacccaatatcaaaaacccaagagttagtgtcggtcaatacaacaccactcccacaacaaaacccacaaacaaagcccagagtcaatgtcggtcaatacaacaccactcccacaacaaaacccacaaacaaagcccagagtcagtgtcggtcaatacaacacgactcggagttagtgtcggtcaatacaacacaactcgaacaacaagagtactaaagtactcgagagtttagtgtcggtcaatacaacacactCCAACAACCAAAACCCAATGTCAAAACCCagggttagtgtcggtcaatacaacacaaccccaacaataagagtactaaagtactcggtgactttcaatcatcaccatagctcaccttagtggctttccccaattccaaaacccacaacaaaagtcgacttttccccgtctttcgccaTTACTTCCCCCCTttcgttctcctatgcttattcgtttagtaaaaacgttcgaattgaattagtcaggttatgagtttattcctcaaagtctaagtctcccaaagtctctagttttcaaaattctattcattctaggttttctaaaaacccaccaaaagaagtttcccggggaaagtctaagaatacgaacaaatggctaagtctcaaaactcaagtttgaacttgcctagggttgttcatccaactcgaaatatcaaagatcaccagatcaatgaatccccactccgaagtcgcgtcagaACGCACCATTCaacaacatctcaacatcataagttatagacaacatcataacatcagttcatcatcataatcaatatcaacacaaagcataagtcgaatttctcgacgcctatcatacagtcatagctaataagtaagttgccctaacctcgagctgctccagcctcgtggttaaaacttccttcacacgaatgctctgcaaaacccaaagttccttcaactgaacctcggagaaaaacaaagcagaatccaaacaaaatcgattagctcgatcacaatacaacacattaacgatagacaaagcattaaagcttcagaatacaacaatcggatacgaaaagacaagttttcgaaaacgaaaactccacCCCCCATCACTataagctctcggccataagggAAAaggggctccggctctttttcttcgatcaaatctgtttacaaggtagttttagggtaaaactaaggcaaagaattTGTCgaaacaattttcggacaatcggatcaaaatatggccgttcaggggcgttttggtccaaaataaaagctcaaaacctcaaagttatcagttcggaaaacaaatttgacagcaatgatcctaacgacatccgtgacaacaaatcctaaaggcacgaagtcagattacgacttttcgacagtaaagttttgaaatgtgcgcaaaaagggtttttacacagtttttcagatcttggacaactcgatcgaaatcggcgaatactgacggaggttttaggctcttgggcacgtagagaacaaaccccaacagagaaatcaggaaaaacggacagttttacaaaaagctcaaaactttgagcacagaaacgactacagaaacgcagtagaaacagtaatcagaggtaagaatcaagctagttacctcggtacctcgaagtcggaacgaactgcgcgaagatcggtcgagtttcggcgaaaatctcttctccctctcctctccacaACTCACGGCCCCAAtagtgaagaaaatgaagatattttgctttttcgactatttataggcaggtgaaatcgcgggaaaatgaaaatttcgcgattccgatttttgcagcacgttcatcgatgaattctaagagagattctggcaacagaattccagaactcaaaacaaatctctgacatttgggaaaaacgatatctaaaatcccaaaagcggtgtaagttaatctgtcccgaaaaactactttttgctgtgatggtcagacgacaaaacttccttctgaagaaagattggaaacgtcgaaaaaaatctggcaacgcggacggaaacttcgttagaagtcccgaatagaaaaagtcttcatccatcgctcgaatctagggtttcgaagcaaagaaattagcgtcgtcggacttccgaacagtgaatactatcgtgcgtacagtccagggttccgaaatgaaacgctggtcgaagaaaaaataaagagaatctttaaattttccaaggattcgaaatcttacttaatacgttgctctaaaaccgaaattagcctattctggacactctcgccataaggcaggtgtgcagacgactcgcactaattcctacagcgactacgcaatattcctcaagcaattcctgaactttcttcttcattgatctttcacaaacagcaaactcctgtcacgcttaccctgattctacgcgtgagtcggaaattaacttgttctgcaaatccaggtcttacaacgtggatgtccaattggagagagaaagaaggactgaagagagagggaagcacgtgagttgcacgtgagacctgcaacggtcatcttctaccctcttcctccttaaaaaacagagcaccgtgaggaagatgtttcgaagcttgagatttagcgaaaagggaagagataaagaacgaacgagtccctagaggcgaggaagaaggttgaatcagttgctggtctctttctctctccaattcaacttccacatcagctaagtgaccatccacgtaaacctcctccattaacaaataaacggtaggaccaacgttgcagactgccagcaaagtcagggaccatttgtgtaattaaattaggtgggggactaaaatcgtggaattggtaaacgtcagggaccaaaattgcaattaagcctaataataattaataatttctttaaaatattaatatttattttcatttattaatattatgtttttgtttGAGATATTCTTGGCTACAAAACCCCTCGACCTTGAGGCTTCGACACACTTGTTTTCATTTGGATTCATTCAAGTATAAACCAAACCCCCTTATCCTTTTCCCAATCCCTTCTTCATTCACTCCTCTACTcttctctccttcttcttcttcttctacttcttcCATGTCTATCACCTCCTTCAAATCCCTCACAACAATGGCGGAATCATGTCTTCTCTCTGCACCCTCCTCACTCTTCTACAACAAAACCAAACACCTCTTCTTCTCAGCTCCCTCCAGACCCCTCAAACTCCAACTCTCATCCATCAACCCTTCACCCGCTCTCTCCCTCGCCGCCACAACCCACCACCGCTCTTCCGCGCCCCTCTTCGTCGCCCAGACTTCCGACTGGGCCCAGCAAGAAGAAGACAACACGCTCACCCTCGAAGACCAAGAAGAAGGAGCAGAAGGTGTCAGCGAAACCGAAGCGGGTTGGGAACCCAACGGTGAAGACGCTGAAATCGAGGGTgctgaagaaggagaaggagaagaaggagattaCGAGGAACCACCAGAAGAGGCTAAACTCTTTGTTGGGAACTTGCCTTATGATGCTGATGGTCACAAATTGGCCGAACTTTTCAACCAAGTTGGAACCGTGGATCTTGCGGAGGTTAAATTATTCTCTTTTTTATCCTTGTTTGGTTGAAATGGTATTGTGTTTTTGTGCTGAAGTGAAATTATGTATGGTGTTTTTGGTTTTAGGTTATTTATAACAGGGAAACTGACCAGAGCCGTGGCTTTGGATTTGTCACCATGAAAACGGTTGAAGATGCTGAGAAAGCTGTGGATAAGTTAAACGGCTATGTAAGTTTTATATGACTTGTTTAGGTTTTGCAACATGTTAAGCTTGAGTTGTATGCTTGCTGTGTTGTGAAcccttgttttgtttttaaatcTGCTAGACTTTGCTGTTTGTAAGTATGACTGTATCCAGCCAGAAGTAGCTgaatgtattatgaattttgcATCAGAGAACATGAAGTGTGGAATTCATATACTAAAATAATAACATGAGTCCTAAAAGCCATCAGTGTTCTAAAAGCCAGCACTTCATATCTACATTATATTATTTGTCCACTTATTGTGATATTCTGTATATATTGGTTAGCAAAATTCCAAATAATATGAGTTGCAAGCTAGGTGAATGTAATTGCCCAAGAAGTATTGGCATGAATAAATGTCCAAGACCATTATGACAACCATTTGAAGTGTCTGTGCTTCCATGCTCCTAATCTCATCTTTGAGGAAAGATATGGGAATTTCTATCCTGAACATATAGAGAAGCTGAACATCTCAAAAAGTACTTTTTTTCAGATTTATTGTAGACTAATTAGTTCACAAGTTTGGGTAACATTCTTCAAACTTTTCAAATTGCACCTCTTATGTTTCTCTGAACCTGGTAAGTGTAacacttaattttttatgtCTCAATTAATCCCGTTAACAAGAATAAATGCCATTTCTGTTAACATTTGAATTGGACTGTAGAACTTATACTACAAAGGTACAATCTCTAAGTTGTACAAATATGTGAGGGGGTTTGTGCCTGATGATGACATTATAACACCTTCCTACGAGTTATATAGTTACATCATAAAAGCAGGAGATCCAATCCATACAACTATTtgtaatatttttgttttcaagTCAATGACTTGGGAGTTTAAATGAATGAAATAAAGCAGAACCTTTATGATTTTGAATAGTTAAATTTCACATTACTACGGAAACTTTTCTGCATGTGCTGAGTTGAGCTGTATGCTCTTCTATTTCTGCATACAAGTCATAAATGTCTTACATTTCTTTCACTGCTTTTATGATGTTTTTTTGGTTCTTTTGGACCTTACCCAGCTTTTCTGCAACAGGATTTCGGTGGTAGACTGTTGACTGTTAATAAGGCTGCTCCAAGAGGATCTAGGCCAGAACGTGCCCCTCGTAGCTTTGATGCCCAACCTGCCTTTAGAGTATATGTTGGTAATTTGCCATGGGATTTTGACAATAGTCAGTTGGAGCAGGTTTTCAGTGAACATGGTAAGGTTGTGAGTGCCCGGGTAGTGTATGATAGAGAAACTGGACGATCACGTGGCTTTGGCTTTGTCACAATGTCTGATGAGGCAGAATTGAATGATGCCATTGCTGCCCTTGATGGTCAGGTATGTTAAATTATCCATGGTCACATGCATTGATAATTAAATATGCTGAAAGCTGAAACATGATTGTTATGGGTTCATGTATGGTAATAGTCTGAGTTTATCATGTACAACTTTTGAAATTGCCTCTTTCGTGTGTTCCTTTGGGGGTTGGGGCCTATGGGGTAAGGTGAGTCGACGTACAAAAAATGAATCAGTtttttttctcagaatcaattatgtaaCCAAAAGCTTTACAGAGAAATTTCTCTCCATAATTGATTATAATTTCATAATCAGTTGTAGAAGGATTTCTAAACACACTTATATGATTCTTTTTTGGATGACTTTCTGATATGGTGGTTCATGTATTGCAGAGTTTGGGCGGGAGGACAATCAGAGTGAATGTTGCAGAAGATAGGCCAAGGCGTTCCTTTTGAGTGGTACCTTAAGTAATCCCCATGACAGATGCTGGAGTTCTTTCTCTATTTTAAGAGCTGAGGATAGTGTCTATATTTCTTCTACTTAAAACATCCTTCTTTGGGCAGTCATTTTCGTATTAGATTTACCTATTGTACTGTTATTATTTTGTTGTCCCGATTAAAAGTGTATTAATTCCGATTCCTGAGATTTTGAAGAAAGCTttcgatattttttttttcattttgctgTTTGTTGCATTTTATGAAATGAGAAAACCGGCCAAGTCCTCTTGCAACTATTGTGCAAGCTGATAAAACTCTGCGTGTAAATTTTCTGCTTCATTTGATAGGAGTTAATTCAATTGGATGTAGGGATGACAATTGACATTGGGTAGGATACATAGTTTTATGCTACACATTTTTATACCCGCATTTTCAAAAAGTATTGATACTTGTCCCATACTCGTGTGGGTAGTAATTTGAGTATCCATCCTCATACCTACTAGATACCTATGCGCAAGTATCCATTACCCTTAAATTAGCTAATTAAAATATAACTTTCAAAAGATCTTTTAATAGAAAGCTAAAGTGTAGCTtccatattaaaataaaaaataattaattaaaatattaaagatTATTCAAATACAAATAAAATCGTTAAGCTatgtataatatttttaaaagttaagtgagaaaatataaatattaaagctAACAATTTTTGGACATGACTTTATAATTTCAGACTTGTTAATGTATTGCTAAAGTTTTAGGTTATTGGTAATATATTGCCAAAATTTCCGTCAGAGTGATCCACTTTCATCATACATGTTGGTACTTTGCATGGAGCGGCTAGCCATGCAGATTCAGAAGTTTGTGGAATAGGGGTGTTGGTGCCCCATCCGGGTCACAAAGGATGGGATTGACATATCTCACTTATTCTTTGCGGATGATGTTTTGTTGTTTTGTCAGGCTTCTAAGGAACAATTGCGCCTTGGTAGCTGAACCTTGGAGGGTTTTTGTGCCACATCAGAAATGAAGGTTAATCTAGATAAGTCAAGAACGTTTTTCTCTAAAGCGGTGGACCAAAGAAAGCAATGGGAATTGTCTACCATTGTTGAAATTTCCAGGGCGAGTAACCTTGGGAAGTATCTTGGACTTCCACTGTTGAAGGGAAGGGCGACAAGAGAACACTTTGCTCCTCTCATTGATAAGGTAAATTCCATGTTAGCTTCTTGGAAGAATAACCTTCTTAATAGGGCAGGCCGAGTATGTTTGGCTAAATCAGTGCTCATATCATTGTCGGTGCATGCTATGCAATCGCTTTGGATTCCAGATTCGGTGTGGGAGCAAGTGGACAGATTAGTGCGAAACTTCGTATGAGGGAAAGGAGGTAACACACGCAGTTGGCATCTTATTGCGTGGAAGGATCTAATTCAGCCCAAAGCAAAAGGAGGGTTAGGGATTAGAATTGTAAGGAAGAACAATGAAGCTTTGTTGGGCAAACTTGTTCATAGCATGATGAATGAGAAAGACAAGCTATGGGTCCAGGTTCTAACTCAGAAAATCTGccgaactgaatcaattttgacAAAGCAATTCAAGTTGGGGGGGCTCATATGTATGgcatggaatattgatggttaCAGACGCAGTGAAGCATGGGTTCAGTGTGAAGCTTGGGGATGGATcattgatgacccgaggttGATTCTATGTTTgtcgagtccttcttgtttctttcttttccttttagagtcctttattgagttttaaTTGTTCATGtttgcatctgcattagtttaggtgtttttcatttatttctttGATATTTTTACTACTTCTAATTAGTTTTAGTTAGAGAGTAATTCCGATGGTCAGATTTGAGCTGAAGTCCTTTGAATTCATGAGTGTTGATTGCATATTGGGAGTTTCATTTGATGAATTGATTGAAAGAAAGTTGAATAATTGTGATTGAATGCATGTTCTcatgagttacattgttgttttgatgggttcttgagattcttttcaggtttgatagTTGATgcctgatgatggtggtggaagACCAAGTAATGAGCCATGATGCTAGGAGAAGTGAgagttacaaaattgaagaaaaaccaGATGAGCTAGGCATGTGCGCCACCtcgccacgcacatgcgtggtgacTAAACCTGATGGCCACGTATGTGCGCCACCTGGCCAAGCACATGCGTCGTGGCCTGACATGATGCTGCGATTTGAGCGttttgcccacgcatgtgcgtggaggaggTCACGCATATGCGTGGATGACTGCTgtaaactctataaatagggcttttgttatttcttctaggtatcttgtaactttttgaacaaaacttagaagtttaggttcttggagcttgtgggaggcttcatATTACTCttgtttcaggtttttgttcttttattttgcattatgaattccctagccatgcttg
This is a stretch of genomic DNA from Lotus japonicus ecotype B-129 chromosome 1, LjGifu_v1.2. It encodes these proteins:
- the LOC130725913 gene encoding 28 kDa ribonucleoprotein, chloroplastic-like, producing MSITSFKSLTTMAESCLLSAPSSLFYNKTKHLFFSAPSRPLKLQLSSINPSPALSLAATTHHRSSAPLFVAQTSDWAQQEEDNTLTLEDQEEGAEGVSETEAGWEPNGEDAEIEGAEEGEGEEGDYEEPPEEAKLFVGNLPYDADGHKLAELFNQVGTVDLAEVIYNRETDQSRGFGFVTMKTVEDAEKAVDKLNGYDFGGRLLTVNKAAPRGSRPERAPRSFDAQPAFRVYVGNLPWDFDNSQLEQVFSEHGKVVSARVVYDRETGRSRGFGFVTMSDEAELNDAIAALDGQSLGGRTIRVNVAEDRPRRSF